A window from Gopherus flavomarginatus isolate rGopFla2 chromosome 4, rGopFla2.mat.asm, whole genome shotgun sequence encodes these proteins:
- the THUMPD2 gene encoding THUMP domain-containing protein 2 isoform X2, with translation MAEGSACAGPSIRYFCTAGRGLEPFLLREVRARLGATQVEYVSGKVFFTTNSELSKLKNLKSGERLFLLLKKHAPISPSRNKGKVFNEIQKLVIEDPRCWLDIISIWKHLHGNKVEQGNLSKENPESLKRKSEDEISIIRKKQKREQILETVSDECHVEEQKKSMALETNNDMDFLIERETFLEETSESRIEKSVDSNNHSFSFRVSCRCSGAIAKVFTSQEVGRVLGITLIKELGWKADLRNPDLELFVHLNDIYSVVGIPVFRLPLASREYIQTAGLRSTVAWAMASLAEISAGAFVLDPMCGLGTILLEAAKEWTVSSTVIIALPLPSESVDVVISDIPFGKKFKITKDIKLLPNILREMERVLHVGGTVVLLVSQDVHKHMGGCISNCVENDTSLNATRDNKNGAAVVKDLNPKEENGSPRSISSSIKGVETEYSNNITCFGSLAAVESYGVSLGKTDAFLYKYRKMPAAGMQ, from the exons ATGGCGGAGGGATCGGCCTGTGCTGGCCCCTCTATCCGCTATTTCTGCACGGCCGGCCGGGGCCTGGAACCCTTCCTGCTTCGGGAGGTGCGGGCCCGGCTCGGGGCCACGCAG GTGGAGTATGTTTCAGGAAAAGTTTTCTTTACCACCAATTCTGAGTTGAGTAAATTGAAGAACCTGAAGTCTGGAGAACGATTATTTTTGCTGCTGAAAAAACATGCACCAATTTCTCCCTCTAGAAATAAAG GAAAAGTATTTAATGAAATTCAAAAACTTGTAATTGAGGACCCCAGATGTTGGCTGGATATTATTTCCATTTGGAAACATCTTCATGGAAATAAGGTTGAACAAGGAAACCTCTCTAAAGAAAATCCAGAATCCCTGAAACGAAAATCAGAAGATGAGATAAGTATCataagaaaaaaacagaagagagAACAAATATTAGAGACAGTTTCTGATGAATGCCATGTGGAAGAGCAAAAGAAAAGTATGGCACTAGAAACAAACAACGACATGGACTTTTTAATCGAAAGAGAAACTTTTCTAGAAGAGACATCTGAAAGTAGAATAGAGAAATCAGTTGATAGCAATAACCACAGCTTCAGTTTCAGAGTTTCTTGTCGCTGTAGTGGAGCAATTGCAAAAGTATTTACTTCACAG GAAGTGGGAAGAGTACTTGGAATAACTCTTATAAAAGAGCTTGGGTGGAAAGCagatttgagaaaccctgatctagag ctCTTTGTACATCTAAATGATATTTACTCAGTCGTGGGGATTCCTGTCTTCAG ACTTCCACTGGCGTCCAGAGAGTATATCCAAACTGCAGGACTCCGATCTACTGTTGCATGGGCTATGGCATCTCTTGCTGAAATCAGT GCTGGTGCATTTGTTTTAGATCCTATGTGTGGATTAGGAACAATACTGTTGGAAGCTGCAAAAGAATGGACTGTAAGTTCTACAGTTATAATAG CATTGCCATTACCTTCAGAAAGTGTTGATGTTGTGATTTCAGACATTCCATTTGGGAAAAAGTTCAAGATAACAAAAGACATAAAGCTTCTACCAAATATTCTTCGAGAAATGGAAAG AGTGCTTCATGTTGGAGGGACAGTTGTATTACTTGTGAGTCAAGATGTCCACAAGCACATGGGTGGCTGTATTAGCAATTGTGTTGAAAATGACACCTCTTTGAACGCCACCCGTGACAACAAGAATGGAGCTGCTGTGGTGAAAGACTTGAATCCCAAAGAGGAAAATGGGAGTCCAAGAAGTATTTCCTCTTCAATTAAAGGTGTAGAAACTGAATACTCCAATAACATTACATGCtttgggtctttggcagcagtaGAATCCTATGGAGTTAGCCTTGGAAAAACAGATGCTTTCCTATACAAATATAGGAAGATGCCTGCTGCTGGAATGCAGTAG
- the THUMPD2 gene encoding THUMP domain-containing protein 2 isoform X5 has product MAEGSACAGPSIRYFCTAGRGLEPFLLREVRARLGATQVEYVSGKVFFTTNSELSKLKNLKSGERLFLLLKKHAPISPSRNKGKVFNEIQKLVIEDPRCWLDIISIWKHLHGNKVEQGNLSKENPESLKRKSEDEISIIRKKQKREQILETVSDECHVEEQKKSMALETNNDMDFLIERETFLEETSESRIEKSVDSNNHSFSFRVSCRCSGAIAKVFTSQEVGRVLGITLIKELGWKADLRNPDLELFVHLNDIYSVVGIPVFRLPLASREYIQTAGLRSTVAWAMASLAEISAGAFVLDPMCGLGTILLEAAKEWTVSSTVIIECTLLGC; this is encoded by the exons ATGGCGGAGGGATCGGCCTGTGCTGGCCCCTCTATCCGCTATTTCTGCACGGCCGGCCGGGGCCTGGAACCCTTCCTGCTTCGGGAGGTGCGGGCCCGGCTCGGGGCCACGCAG GTGGAGTATGTTTCAGGAAAAGTTTTCTTTACCACCAATTCTGAGTTGAGTAAATTGAAGAACCTGAAGTCTGGAGAACGATTATTTTTGCTGCTGAAAAAACATGCACCAATTTCTCCCTCTAGAAATAAAG GAAAAGTATTTAATGAAATTCAAAAACTTGTAATTGAGGACCCCAGATGTTGGCTGGATATTATTTCCATTTGGAAACATCTTCATGGAAATAAGGTTGAACAAGGAAACCTCTCTAAAGAAAATCCAGAATCCCTGAAACGAAAATCAGAAGATGAGATAAGTATCataagaaaaaaacagaagagagAACAAATATTAGAGACAGTTTCTGATGAATGCCATGTGGAAGAGCAAAAGAAAAGTATGGCACTAGAAACAAACAACGACATGGACTTTTTAATCGAAAGAGAAACTTTTCTAGAAGAGACATCTGAAAGTAGAATAGAGAAATCAGTTGATAGCAATAACCACAGCTTCAGTTTCAGAGTTTCTTGTCGCTGTAGTGGAGCAATTGCAAAAGTATTTACTTCACAG GAAGTGGGAAGAGTACTTGGAATAACTCTTATAAAAGAGCTTGGGTGGAAAGCagatttgagaaaccctgatctagag ctCTTTGTACATCTAAATGATATTTACTCAGTCGTGGGGATTCCTGTCTTCAG ACTTCCACTGGCGTCCAGAGAGTATATCCAAACTGCAGGACTCCGATCTACTGTTGCATGGGCTATGGCATCTCTTGCTGAAATCAGT GCTGGTGCATTTGTTTTAGATCCTATGTGTGGATTAGGAACAATACTGTTGGAAGCTGCAAAAGAATGGACTGTAAGTTCTACAGTTATAATAG AATGTACATTACTTGGGTGCTGA
- the THUMPD2 gene encoding THUMP domain-containing protein 2 isoform X3, whose product MAEGSACAGPSIRYFCTAGRGLEPFLLREVRARLGATQVEYVSGKVFFTTNSELSKLKNLKSGERLFLLLKKHAPISPSRNKGKVFNEIQKLVIEDPRCWLDIISIWKHLHGNKVEQGNLSKENPESLKRKSEDEISIIRKKQKREQILETVSDECHVEEQKKSMALETNNDMDFLIERETFLEETSESRIEKSVDSNNHSFSFRVSCRCSGAIAKVFTSQEVGRVLGITLIKELGWKADLRNPDLELFVHLNDIYSVVGIPVFRLPLASREYIQTAGLRSTVAWAMASLAEISAGAFVLDPMCGLGTILLEAAKEWTNVHYLGADINDSQLQGAHENIKAAGLMDKIELLKASVTALPLPSESVDVVISDIPFGKKFKITKDIKLLPNILREMERLWPTSRSQRNRPTSHKEEAWGLFGDQLSSISSSTT is encoded by the exons ATGGCGGAGGGATCGGCCTGTGCTGGCCCCTCTATCCGCTATTTCTGCACGGCCGGCCGGGGCCTGGAACCCTTCCTGCTTCGGGAGGTGCGGGCCCGGCTCGGGGCCACGCAG GTGGAGTATGTTTCAGGAAAAGTTTTCTTTACCACCAATTCTGAGTTGAGTAAATTGAAGAACCTGAAGTCTGGAGAACGATTATTTTTGCTGCTGAAAAAACATGCACCAATTTCTCCCTCTAGAAATAAAG GAAAAGTATTTAATGAAATTCAAAAACTTGTAATTGAGGACCCCAGATGTTGGCTGGATATTATTTCCATTTGGAAACATCTTCATGGAAATAAGGTTGAACAAGGAAACCTCTCTAAAGAAAATCCAGAATCCCTGAAACGAAAATCAGAAGATGAGATAAGTATCataagaaaaaaacagaagagagAACAAATATTAGAGACAGTTTCTGATGAATGCCATGTGGAAGAGCAAAAGAAAAGTATGGCACTAGAAACAAACAACGACATGGACTTTTTAATCGAAAGAGAAACTTTTCTAGAAGAGACATCTGAAAGTAGAATAGAGAAATCAGTTGATAGCAATAACCACAGCTTCAGTTTCAGAGTTTCTTGTCGCTGTAGTGGAGCAATTGCAAAAGTATTTACTTCACAG GAAGTGGGAAGAGTACTTGGAATAACTCTTATAAAAGAGCTTGGGTGGAAAGCagatttgagaaaccctgatctagag ctCTTTGTACATCTAAATGATATTTACTCAGTCGTGGGGATTCCTGTCTTCAG ACTTCCACTGGCGTCCAGAGAGTATATCCAAACTGCAGGACTCCGATCTACTGTTGCATGGGCTATGGCATCTCTTGCTGAAATCAGT GCTGGTGCATTTGTTTTAGATCCTATGTGTGGATTAGGAACAATACTGTTGGAAGCTGCAAAAGAATGGACT AATGTACATTACTTGGGTGCTGATATAAATGATTCACAGCTACAAGGTGCACATGAAAATATTAAGGCTGCAGGCTTGATGGATAAAATTGAGTTACTTAAAGCATCTGTCACAg CATTGCCATTACCTTCAGAAAGTGTTGATGTTGTGATTTCAGACATTCCATTTGGGAAAAAGTTCAAGATAACAAAAGACATAAAGCTTCTACCAAATATTCTTCGAGAAATGGAAAG GCTGTGGCCTACTAGCAGGAGCCAAAGAAATCGCCCTACCAGTCATAAAGAGGAAGCCTGGGGTCTGTTTGGGGACCAGctctcttcaatatcttcatcaacgacttag
- the THUMPD2 gene encoding THUMP domain-containing protein 2 isoform X4 yields MAEGSACAGPSIRYFCTAGRGLEPFLLREVRARLGATQVEYVSGKVFFTTNSELSKLKNLKSGERLFLLLKKHAPISPSRNKGKVFNEIQKLVIEDPRCWLDIISIWKHLHGNKVEQGNLSKENPESLKRKSEDEISIIRKKQKREQILETVSDECHVEEQKKSMALETNNDMDFLIERETFLEETSESRIEKSVDSNNHSFSFRVSCRCSGAIAKVFTSQEVGRVLGITLIKELGWKADLRNPDLELFVHLNDIYSVVGIPVFRLPLASREYIQTAGLRSTVAWAMASLAEISAGAFVLDPMCGLGTILLEAAKEWTNVHYLGADINDSQLQGAHENIKAAGLMDKIELLKASVTALPLPSESVDVVISDIPFGKKFKITKDIKLLPNILREMERK; encoded by the exons ATGGCGGAGGGATCGGCCTGTGCTGGCCCCTCTATCCGCTATTTCTGCACGGCCGGCCGGGGCCTGGAACCCTTCCTGCTTCGGGAGGTGCGGGCCCGGCTCGGGGCCACGCAG GTGGAGTATGTTTCAGGAAAAGTTTTCTTTACCACCAATTCTGAGTTGAGTAAATTGAAGAACCTGAAGTCTGGAGAACGATTATTTTTGCTGCTGAAAAAACATGCACCAATTTCTCCCTCTAGAAATAAAG GAAAAGTATTTAATGAAATTCAAAAACTTGTAATTGAGGACCCCAGATGTTGGCTGGATATTATTTCCATTTGGAAACATCTTCATGGAAATAAGGTTGAACAAGGAAACCTCTCTAAAGAAAATCCAGAATCCCTGAAACGAAAATCAGAAGATGAGATAAGTATCataagaaaaaaacagaagagagAACAAATATTAGAGACAGTTTCTGATGAATGCCATGTGGAAGAGCAAAAGAAAAGTATGGCACTAGAAACAAACAACGACATGGACTTTTTAATCGAAAGAGAAACTTTTCTAGAAGAGACATCTGAAAGTAGAATAGAGAAATCAGTTGATAGCAATAACCACAGCTTCAGTTTCAGAGTTTCTTGTCGCTGTAGTGGAGCAATTGCAAAAGTATTTACTTCACAG GAAGTGGGAAGAGTACTTGGAATAACTCTTATAAAAGAGCTTGGGTGGAAAGCagatttgagaaaccctgatctagag ctCTTTGTACATCTAAATGATATTTACTCAGTCGTGGGGATTCCTGTCTTCAG ACTTCCACTGGCGTCCAGAGAGTATATCCAAACTGCAGGACTCCGATCTACTGTTGCATGGGCTATGGCATCTCTTGCTGAAATCAGT GCTGGTGCATTTGTTTTAGATCCTATGTGTGGATTAGGAACAATACTGTTGGAAGCTGCAAAAGAATGGACT AATGTACATTACTTGGGTGCTGATATAAATGATTCACAGCTACAAGGTGCACATGAAAATATTAAGGCTGCAGGCTTGATGGATAAAATTGAGTTACTTAAAGCATCTGTCACAg CATTGCCATTACCTTCAGAAAGTGTTGATGTTGTGATTTCAGACATTCCATTTGGGAAAAAGTTCAAGATAACAAAAGACATAAAGCTTCTACCAAATATTCTTCGAGAAATGGAAAG GAAATAA
- the THUMPD2 gene encoding THUMP domain-containing protein 2 isoform X1 — protein MAEGSACAGPSIRYFCTAGRGLEPFLLREVRARLGATQVEYVSGKVFFTTNSELSKLKNLKSGERLFLLLKKHAPISPSRNKGKVFNEIQKLVIEDPRCWLDIISIWKHLHGNKVEQGNLSKENPESLKRKSEDEISIIRKKQKREQILETVSDECHVEEQKKSMALETNNDMDFLIERETFLEETSESRIEKSVDSNNHSFSFRVSCRCSGAIAKVFTSQEVGRVLGITLIKELGWKADLRNPDLELFVHLNDIYSVVGIPVFRLPLASREYIQTAGLRSTVAWAMASLAEISAGAFVLDPMCGLGTILLEAAKEWTNVHYLGADINDSQLQGAHENIKAAGLMDKIELLKASVTALPLPSESVDVVISDIPFGKKFKITKDIKLLPNILREMERVLHVGGTVVLLVSQDVHKHMGGCISNCVENDTSLNATRDNKNGAAVVKDLNPKEENGSPRSISSSIKGVETEYSNNITCFGSLAAVESYGVSLGKTDAFLYKYRKMPAAGMQ, from the exons ATGGCGGAGGGATCGGCCTGTGCTGGCCCCTCTATCCGCTATTTCTGCACGGCCGGCCGGGGCCTGGAACCCTTCCTGCTTCGGGAGGTGCGGGCCCGGCTCGGGGCCACGCAG GTGGAGTATGTTTCAGGAAAAGTTTTCTTTACCACCAATTCTGAGTTGAGTAAATTGAAGAACCTGAAGTCTGGAGAACGATTATTTTTGCTGCTGAAAAAACATGCACCAATTTCTCCCTCTAGAAATAAAG GAAAAGTATTTAATGAAATTCAAAAACTTGTAATTGAGGACCCCAGATGTTGGCTGGATATTATTTCCATTTGGAAACATCTTCATGGAAATAAGGTTGAACAAGGAAACCTCTCTAAAGAAAATCCAGAATCCCTGAAACGAAAATCAGAAGATGAGATAAGTATCataagaaaaaaacagaagagagAACAAATATTAGAGACAGTTTCTGATGAATGCCATGTGGAAGAGCAAAAGAAAAGTATGGCACTAGAAACAAACAACGACATGGACTTTTTAATCGAAAGAGAAACTTTTCTAGAAGAGACATCTGAAAGTAGAATAGAGAAATCAGTTGATAGCAATAACCACAGCTTCAGTTTCAGAGTTTCTTGTCGCTGTAGTGGAGCAATTGCAAAAGTATTTACTTCACAG GAAGTGGGAAGAGTACTTGGAATAACTCTTATAAAAGAGCTTGGGTGGAAAGCagatttgagaaaccctgatctagag ctCTTTGTACATCTAAATGATATTTACTCAGTCGTGGGGATTCCTGTCTTCAG ACTTCCACTGGCGTCCAGAGAGTATATCCAAACTGCAGGACTCCGATCTACTGTTGCATGGGCTATGGCATCTCTTGCTGAAATCAGT GCTGGTGCATTTGTTTTAGATCCTATGTGTGGATTAGGAACAATACTGTTGGAAGCTGCAAAAGAATGGACT AATGTACATTACTTGGGTGCTGATATAAATGATTCACAGCTACAAGGTGCACATGAAAATATTAAGGCTGCAGGCTTGATGGATAAAATTGAGTTACTTAAAGCATCTGTCACAg CATTGCCATTACCTTCAGAAAGTGTTGATGTTGTGATTTCAGACATTCCATTTGGGAAAAAGTTCAAGATAACAAAAGACATAAAGCTTCTACCAAATATTCTTCGAGAAATGGAAAG AGTGCTTCATGTTGGAGGGACAGTTGTATTACTTGTGAGTCAAGATGTCCACAAGCACATGGGTGGCTGTATTAGCAATTGTGTTGAAAATGACACCTCTTTGAACGCCACCCGTGACAACAAGAATGGAGCTGCTGTGGTGAAAGACTTGAATCCCAAAGAGGAAAATGGGAGTCCAAGAAGTATTTCCTCTTCAATTAAAGGTGTAGAAACTGAATACTCCAATAACATTACATGCtttgggtctttggcagcagtaGAATCCTATGGAGTTAGCCTTGGAAAAACAGATGCTTTCCTATACAAATATAGGAAGATGCCTGCTGCTGGAATGCAGTAG